Proteins from a genomic interval of Desulfuromonas acetexigens:
- the lon gene encoding endopeptidase La has product MAEDKDEPVENEENPEIPDPSPQPSELVLAADILPAALPILPLRPRPAFPSLLIPMAATGPHQVQAVKKALESPSQALGLVMVRDLEREDTPENLHKIGVVGKIVKVIHTDDDSIHFLINCLERFSIEELTETPEGLFARARYHYGAELSVNPELKAYSMAIIATLKELVQINPLYSEEIKLFLNRSSMNDPGRLADFAANLTSADGQELQGILETFDVRRRIDRVLVALKKELEVSRLQTKITKQIEEKVSAQQREFFLKAQLKEIKKELGLEKEGKTTEIEKFQQRLEGLKLNAEAQKAVDDELEKLQLIEPSSPEYNVSRNYLEWLTILPWGKFSKDSYKLDRARKMLDRDHYGLDDVKERILEFIAVGKLKGDISGSILCLVGPPGVGKTSVGKSIADALGRQFYRFSLGGMRDEAEIKGHRRTYIGAMPGKFIQAMKSAGTANPVLMLDEIDKIGASYQGDPASALLEVLDPEQNGSFRDHYLDVPFDLSNVLFVATANQLDTIPAPLLDRMELIRLSGYILEEKIEIAKRYLIPKALKNHGLQKGQVSIRKEALVTIIDGYAREAGVRSLENRIKKIMRKAAMEFAGGRSENIVIGKKEVETYLGKPVFVADEVFENVPGVVTGLAWTSMGGATLQIEATAMPSKGKGFKQTGQLGKVMVESSEIAYSYVMAHLKEYGTAEDYFDTHFVHLHVPAGATPKDGPSAGVTMTTALLSMITGQPVKKRLGMTGELTLTGRVLPIGGVKEKTIAARRAGLTTLIFPEGNRKDFEELPDYLREGIEVHFAAEYTDVFRIALKS; this is encoded by the coding sequence ATGGCAGAAGATAAAGACGAACCAGTCGAAAACGAAGAGAATCCCGAAATCCCTGACCCTTCCCCCCAGCCTTCCGAGCTGGTGCTGGCCGCCGACATTCTTCCGGCTGCCCTGCCGATCCTGCCCTTGCGGCCGCGGCCGGCCTTCCCCAGCCTGCTGATCCCCATGGCGGCCACCGGCCCCCATCAGGTCCAGGCGGTGAAGAAGGCCCTGGAGAGTCCGTCCCAGGCCTTGGGGCTGGTCATGGTGCGCGACCTGGAGCGGGAGGACACGCCGGAGAACCTGCACAAAATCGGCGTGGTCGGCAAGATCGTCAAGGTCATCCATACCGACGACGACAGCATCCATTTTCTCATCAACTGCCTGGAACGCTTCTCCATCGAAGAGCTGACCGAGACCCCCGAAGGGCTCTTCGCCCGAGCGCGCTACCACTACGGCGCTGAGCTGTCGGTCAATCCCGAGCTCAAGGCCTATTCCATGGCGATCATCGCCACCCTCAAGGAGCTGGTGCAGATCAATCCCCTCTACTCGGAGGAGATCAAGCTCTTTCTCAACCGCTCCAGCATGAACGATCCCGGGCGACTGGCCGATTTCGCCGCCAACCTGACTTCCGCCGATGGCCAGGAATTGCAGGGAATTCTCGAAACCTTCGACGTGCGCCGGCGCATCGACCGGGTGCTGGTGGCGTTGAAAAAAGAACTGGAGGTTTCGCGCCTGCAGACCAAGATCACCAAGCAGATCGAGGAGAAGGTTTCGGCCCAGCAGCGGGAGTTCTTCCTCAAGGCCCAGCTCAAGGAGATCAAGAAGGAACTGGGGCTGGAAAAGGAAGGGAAGACGACCGAGATCGAAAAGTTTCAGCAGCGGCTGGAAGGACTCAAGCTCAATGCCGAGGCGCAGAAGGCAGTGGACGACGAACTGGAAAAGCTGCAACTGATCGAGCCGTCGTCGCCGGAATACAACGTCTCGCGCAACTATCTCGAGTGGCTGACCATCCTCCCCTGGGGCAAGTTCAGCAAGGACAGCTACAAGCTCGACCGGGCGCGTAAAATGCTCGACCGCGACCACTACGGTCTCGACGACGTCAAGGAGCGCATCCTCGAATTCATCGCCGTCGGCAAGCTCAAAGGCGACATCTCCGGCTCGATCCTCTGCCTGGTCGGCCCCCCCGGTGTCGGCAAGACCTCGGTCGGCAAGAGCATCGCCGATGCCCTCGGCCGGCAGTTCTACCGCTTCTCGTTGGGCGGCATGCGCGACGAAGCGGAGATCAAGGGACACCGCCGCACCTACATCGGCGCCATGCCGGGCAAATTCATCCAAGCGATGAAGAGCGCCGGCACCGCCAACCCGGTGCTGATGCTCGACGAAATCGACAAGATCGGCGCCAGCTATCAGGGAGATCCGGCCTCGGCCCTGTTGGAGGTGCTCGACCCCGAGCAGAACGGCAGTTTCCGCGATCACTATCTGGATGTCCCCTTCGATCTTTCCAACGTCCTTTTCGTCGCTACGGCCAACCAACTCGACACCATCCCGGCGCCGCTCCTCGACCGCATGGAGCTGATCCGCCTGTCGGGGTACATCCTTGAGGAGAAGATAGAGATCGCCAAGCGCTACCTGATCCCCAAGGCCCTCAAGAACCACGGCCTGCAAAAAGGGCAGGTGAGCATCCGCAAGGAGGCGCTGGTGACCATCATCGACGGCTACGCCCGCGAGGCCGGGGTGCGCAGCCTGGAGAACCGCATCAAGAAGATCATGCGCAAGGCGGCAATGGAGTTCGCCGGCGGCCGTAGCGAGAATATTGTCATCGGCAAGAAGGAGGTCGAAACCTACCTCGGCAAACCGGTCTTTGTCGCCGACGAGGTTTTCGAGAACGTCCCCGGCGTCGTCACCGGCCTGGCCTGGACCAGCATGGGCGGCGCGACGTTGCAGATTGAGGCGACCGCCATGCCGAGCAAGGGCAAGGGCTTTAAGCAGACCGGCCAGCTTGGCAAGGTCATGGTCGAAAGCTCGGAGATCGCCTATTCCTATGTCATGGCCCATCTCAAGGAGTACGGCACCGCCGAAGACTACTTCGACACCCACTTCGTTCATCTCCACGTCCCGGCCGGCGCCACGCCCAAGGACGGCCCCTCGGCCGGGGTGACCATGACCACCGCGCTGCTCTCGATGATCACCGGCCAGCCGGTGAAAAAGCGCCTCGGCATGACCGGCGAGCTGACCCTCACCGGCCGGGTGCTGCCCATCGGCGGGGTCAAGGAAAAGACGATCGCCGCCCGCCGCGCCGGGCTTACGACCCTGATCTTCCCCGAAGGCAACCGCAAGGACTTCGAAGAACTCCCCGATTACCTGCGCGAAGGGATCGAAGTTCATTTCGCCGCCGAATACACCGACGTCTTCCGCATCGCCTTGAAATCCTGA